The nucleotide sequence ccaaaatatgaaaatgatataaaaaatctaCCACTTGTTTCGAATGAACATTGTGTAAATGTAaggaagaaaaaaatagaacCAGCAGGGTTTGCATTCTATACTAAATATGAAATACCAATATTAAAagagaaagaaaaaattttgacaaaaaataaaaataaaaatattcctATTGATGagctttttttatataaagacAAAATAGATTACTTAGAGGagattaaaaataataaagatgatgatgaaaataaggataatagtaaaaatttaaaaaatgaggaatatcaaaaaaatgataattattacgaggaaaataataatagtaagAAGAAAGAGGAGAAGGCTagcttaaaaaaaaattcaaatatagtaaaaaaatgtataaataataatataaatgtttatAAAGTATTAGGTGTAGAAGAATCTGATGATTTCGAAACTATTAAATTGgcatacaaaaaattaattttaatttttcatcctgataaaaataaaggaaCTAGTATATTAAacgaaaaagaaaaagcgaaaaaaaaaaaaaaaaataacaacaatgataataaaaatgatgaagcaaaaaaagatatttcatattatatagaaaagtataatattgaaaaattaacccaagaagaaaaaaaaagtatgtTCTTAAAAGTCCAAGATTCATATGCTGTCTTATCTGATAAAATTTTGAGAAAACAATATGACAGCTCTATTCCTTTTGATGAAACAATACCAACTAAAACTGCATTAGATGAGGCTCCAAACTTCTATGAATTCTTAAGTCCagtttttaaaagaaatgcTAAATGGTCAAGTAAAAAGCCAGTACCAAATATAGGAGATGAAAATACAAGTATAGAcaaagtaaaatatttttatgatttttgGTATGAATTTACAAGCTGGAGAGACTTTTCATATCAAAACGAATATGACTATGAAGATGCTGAATGCAGAGAAGAAAGACGATGGATGGAaagagaaaataaaaaaattcaaaaaaaagcaTCAAAAGCTGAAAAATtaagaataaataaattagtaGATTTagcatataataatgaccCAAGAATAATTGCAGAAAACAAAAGGATAGAATTAGaaaaacaaagaaaaaaagagCTAGCCATGttagaaaaacaaaaaaataaaatgaacaCAACAACAAATGTGTTACAATCTACAAGCAAAAATAGTAGTAATGATAGTATTGATCAAACAAATTCTtctaatgataaaaaaaataaagataataaagCTGCATCTAAAATATGGAAGCATCATATTAAATCTATTTGTgtaacaaaattatataatatttttaattttaatttaatacaAGATAAACTGAATGATATGCCATTTGATACACTGTGtcaatttatatatgaaatatatttatttttaaattttaacataaataaGCCAGAAAATTCGTCCGTCGAAAAATTTAGCATAAGCCCAAATCTTgggaaaaatgaaaatagccaaacaaaagaaaataagCAAAATGAAAAGGAAACTACATTTATAAACACAAGTAAAAATACTCGAATGCCCAacaataatgataataataaacgTAGAGGAAAAAATGCATCATCAAATAATACAGGAAATGAAGGTAACAAAAATACTGGATTTATAGGGCATTTAAAAGGCGTTGAATTGAGTGAAAAAGATATAGAATTATTACTTGacatttttagaaaatatataaataattttaacacAATTTTAGaaatgaaagaaaatattaatactcaagatataaaaaatgaaaagggGAACCCAGAACAAAATGATGTACATactgatgaaaaaaataatattaagaCAAATTGTTaccaaaataataaagttgctaatgaagaaataaaggaaaaaaataatactaaaGAAATAGATGTagaagagaaaaaaaacaaaaaagagGGTGATGAAAGTACAGAAAACAATACAAGCACAAAATGGACGCCCCAAGAAGTTTCCTTATTGTCAAAGGCTTTAAAGCTATACCCAGGCGGAACTAAAAATAGATGGAATGTTATTGCAAACAgtattaaaacaaaaaatgttaaagaAGTTATTAAAAAAGCCAAAGAAATGTTCGAAAATgaaacattaaaaaatttgagTAAGAATTTTGAAGAATCAGcatttgataattttaaaaatcaaaataaaggggtaatgaaaaaaatagataatAAATTAGATAAAAGagaatataaacatataaatgatCAGAATAATATAAGTAGTGCTCATAGTAGTGATAATAATTctgaacaaaaaaaaccCTGGACCCATGAAGAGCAAATGCTTTTAGAAAAAGCGCTAATGAAACACCCAGCAACTATACCCACAAAAGAAAGGCTAAAATTGGTAGCAAACGAATTGAAAACTCGATCAGTCGAAGAAATTGTTCTCCGACTTAAAACAATCAAAGCAAAAATCATGGCAAAAAATGCTGCTAAATAGGCCTTCAATTTGAGGACACAAAAATggatgaagaaaataaataatcaaaatgGAATATTAACATGATCACAACATTGCATAAAAGGCTGCAACTCtttaacatttttcatGTTCTTTACTTTTGAGGTTGTACATTAATTAGTCATATTATATGTGCTTTTATTACAATACCTGTTTTGGTATCAATATTAAGCTACTAAAAATTATCCCTTAATGTTCACCAATATGTAATATTATTCGGAAGAGAGGaatatacacacatatattcatattattaataaatatggcttattttatatttcggAAAAGTATGgttttaattatatcaaaaataattgtgGATAAATAAAGTATTAGGGAATAGGGGACTATATTTGTTCATGTATGTGTTAAATATGCATGCAtactttaatttttgtgggtatattattaattttttatccgaaaaaaatatacaagcAAAATGTCTCTATTTcgtttcattattattaattgcgctattttaattttttttttattaattttttatttttatttataaatatttattcatattttgtaacttttaaattttttttttatttcatatatgtttataagGTGGCAAATATATCACTATTCTTATAAAATTGCTTTTTTctattactttttttattataatagcATTATCATAGTTTTTATTAGACACTACTTTATAACTATTTGCTTTTTTCAGTTTAAAGtataatttgaatattaacaaaaatgagagaaaacaataaagtaaaatagtctatataaatttaacaaATGAAATTGTAGACACAAATAAAAGCCGAAATATCAATAAgcaattaattttattatttgagGACATTGTTCACTTAACTAGCACTTTAACGAATAAAACTGATTAATTCaggataatgaaaaaatatgttacaTGCCAAATATATCGAAACATAGTATCCTATTTATTATGATAGTATTCCACAATTTCAGcgttgtttttttaaacgaTATCTTCGTCCACCTTTCTTGTCACGCATaaatcttttatttattaatctACTTTGATTTGGTAATTTATATGTTCtgattttttcttttcttgGTATCCAGGGTATAGTAGATAGTCccattcttttttttttgtatttttttttttgatgtttccttattttaaaatatcgCCTTCTTTTTGTACttatattactatttaatataaagttaaatttatattttgaatagAAAAAGTGTAAATTGGTAATATTGTTAATAGCACAATGGtttttattgaaaattaaactattataatgaaatatatttgtctttagaaattcatttttataattgcTACGATATGCATCTACACATTTTTGAGGAAAtctaaatatattcttGAAACAATTTTTCAACATATGGACAAAAAATGTGgcaaaaaaatggaaaaagtTGTACTATTTTGtatctttaaaaaaaatattttttatttctttaaatgAACTATAACGAcaattcatatttatatgttacATTACCCGTGTGTAcctatgtatatacatatatacgCATATTTCTTTGTCCTTATTTTAcgatattattatataaaaaactaCTGCAATATTCCCTTACCCACAAAAAAACctatctatatatttatatttttaaaataaaaactatCATAAGTTATTctacaaataatttttaacgAATAATCTTGTAATACTTCAAActattcttattttttttgagaatattatttttgttcataTCTAATCATTTTAAACTATTGCTATATGttgtgtatataattttatctCGATTATTTGCtaatttttccattttgtaatttttttattcatcaTTTATGTATCACTTATTTAGCTATTAACCGTTaagttttatttaaatccatattttttgtaattttaaaaatgtatagaTACACAATATCATACGCATTGCCAATAAAGGGCATATCAATTGATATGTatatcataaataaaaacgaaaaaaaaatatcactaaagaaaaattaattttgaaTGCGTCATGTAAAGCAAACACATTCGCAGCATtaaacttaaaaaatatatgcatatataataaagccttctaataattttttttttttctaaaggAGTTCTTTAATTTTGGTATCTAAATGTTTTTCCATATCTGATATTGCATCAATTTCGTATTTTATCCCTGATCTTTTCATATTCTCAACTTGTTTTCTTGAAggttaaaataattataaaatagaaatgataaaataccAACGATAAAATAGCAAATATGTAAACATAtgtaatacattttttgtttatatataatgctattttcctttttattaattccTTTTGTGCTCTTCATTTACGTACAAGTATAAAGACTTATTTTTAAACTTACACCCATCGATTCGTTTCAGAAGCTCCAAATTTGTTGCTGTCATTTAACCTTGTACATATGCTAAACGGTATGTCAAAATAAGAAAGGAGAAGTAAATATCTctgaataatatataataatctttgtatatgcacatatatacatagtTGTATTGATgcacattattttttggttatatgcattttataAGTATACTTGTCCATAATTCGAATATCTTTTAAGGATAATTTGGTAAAATCGGTTTCTTTCaaagttttttttcgaattcCTTCTTCTGGAGTGAATATACTTATCCATTgcaaattattaattgatATATCGTCcatatctatatttatttaaaaaaaataacaataaaataaacaagcaatgttcataaaatataaaaatacgTAGCTCATTGAacataaaacattttttttcgtttctctcatttttattttttctttatcaatattattatttacaataattttttgacTCGAATTTTGCGGAATATGTGAAAGCGACATTCAAGCCTTggttaaataaaaagtgtGAATAAGAAATAagcacatatatatatgtgtttGTGTGCAACATGCACAGTAAAGGGGgaataaattattgttttgtatttcaaaaaaataaacaattgAATAAACATAACTATTTGtgcaattttatttgttatttctAAACACCATAAGCATCATAATCAGTTAAGCAAAAAAACTTTagagttttattttttttctgaattTCGTGTATGAGTTGTCTGGTATTTATATCTGAAGAAATACAAAAacaagaaaataataagtgATTGAggtatataaattatatgtatcATGAAAtgatttttcaaaaaaaaataaaccaGGAAAGCCCTTAGCAGTAATTAAAATCAGTGGTCCGtatttaaatatgaaatttGATTGAAGtagtttaaaaaaaactgtttctttttcaattattaaaacatatttcaCCGTTGTTGCTATTTTTAAATCTAATACTCCAAATGGAGATATTAAATGCCCTCTTGTCTGAAAAAGGggaaatggaaaaaataattataagtgaataataataatataaagaaaatatatgtgaaatattttaaataaataaatgtaatttatatttcgaTCTGTCTCAACTTCAAAAATACTCATGCAGTCAATCCAATCGCCTAAAATTAGAAAAGAGTTGCATGTTTGAGCAcctatttatttttcgaGGTGTATATGTAActatggatatatattaaagtgataaataaaaataaatgtttatGGAAAAGTATGAGCATATAAGTCTAACTTAAAtttctttcttttaataatagGTTTCCCCTAATTATTCCCTTAGgagaattatatatatttaatatttcccttggtttttttataatttgtgtTAATTTTCCTATTGTTctatttgaaatattttgtgatataaacaattgaggatttgtataaaatatttgccTCAAAgttgtgtatatattatcattaatgTTTTTAAGTATTATTTCGATAATGTAATATAATCTTGTTAtttcaattatattattttttgagataacttttttttgcttttcATCTAATAATTTTAGAATAAAACTAAACACGTGTTTTTCCAACACGCTTATTATATCAGTTTCATCgtgcatttttttaatttatataatatgtgtatatatatataaaggtATAGCGCGTTACCCAAATACATTAATGTAGAAAGACGAAGAGGCATACAGCAGGTATGATGCTGTGATATTTATaccactttttttttatttgttcttttttatgtaataaaaaatatagcatATTGGAGAAActatcaaataaaaaaagatatatatatatatatatagaaaaccGATTAagacattttttaaactttCGAGAAAATCGAGCAAACTTCAATTCTATATAGTTTTgtgaattttttacattgttttattttatattatttttaatttttttttttaatttttataaaatataattccTTTATtcccatatttttttt is from Plasmodium berghei ANKA genome assembly, chromosome: 14 and encodes:
- a CDS encoding DNA-binding chaperone, putative, which codes for MNTMNQYNAPNNEFKKDDKIFCIEDIANKSSPKYENDIKNLPLVSNEHCVNVRKKKIEPAGFAFYTKYEIPILKEKEKILTKNKNKNIPIDELFLYKDKIDYLEEIKNNKDDDENKDNSKNLKNEEYQKNDNYYEENNNSKKKEEKASLKKNSNIVKKCINNNINVYKVLGVEESDDFETIKLAYKKLILIFHPDKNKGTSILNEKEKAKKKKKNNNNDNKNDEAKKDISYYIEKYNIEKLTQEEKKSMFLKVQDSYAVLSDKILRKQYDSSIPFDETIPTKTALDEAPNFYEFLSPVFKRNAKWSSKKPVPNIGDENTSIDKVKYFYDFWYEFTSWRDFSYQNEYDYEDAECREERRWMERENKKIQKKASKAEKLRINKLVDLAYNNDPRIIAENKRIELEKQRKKELAMLEKQKNKMNTTTNVLQSTSKNSSNDSIDQTNSSNDKKNKDNKAASKIWKHHIKSICVTKLYNIFNFNLIQDKLNDMPFDTLCQFIYEIYLFLNFNINKPENSSVEKFSISPNLGKNENSQTKENKQNEKETTFINTSKNTRMPNNNDNNKRRGKNASSNNTGNEGNKNTGFIGHLKGVELSEKDIELLLDIFRKYINNFNTILEMKENINTQDIKNEKGNPEQNDVHTDEKNNIKTNCYQNNKVANEEIKEKNNTKEIDVEEKKNKKEGDESTENNTSTKWTPQEVSLLSKALKLYPGGTKNRWNVIANSIKTKNVKEVIKKAKEMFENETLKNLSKNFEESAFDNFKNQNKGVMKKIDNKLDKREYKHINDQNNISSAHSSDNNSEQKKPWTHEEQMLLEKALMKHPATIPTKERLKLVANELKTRSVEEIVLRLKTIKAKIMAKNAAK
- a CDS encoding meiotic recombination protein SPO11, putative; this translates as MHDETDIISVLEKHVFSFILKLLDEKQKKVISKNNIIEITRLYYIIEIILKNINDNIYTTLRQIFYTNPQLFISQNISNRTIGKLTQIIKKPREILNIYNSPKGIIRGNLLLKERNLSDWIDCMSIFETRGHLISPFGVLDLKIATTVKYVLIIEKETVFFKLLQSNFIFKYGPLILITAKGFPDINTRQLIHEIQKKNKTLKFFCLTDYDAYGLNVAFTYSAKFESKNYYMDDISINNLQWISIFTPEEGIRKKTLKETDFTKLSLKDIRIMDNICTRLNDSNKFGASETNRWVKQVENMKRSGIKYEIDAISDMEKHLDTKIKELL